aacccaaatttgaattcaaagctttcaagctttttaatgactgtcaatggtggaattgctgctctcttttcatttgctttgtattactgaaatttgcgattgagaaatagagagagatgtAGAGAGTTTCTCGAAACAGAGTATATCGCAAAAATATAGTATGAAAAATCTTGTTCTGCGTTGTGGAAGATCAGAGTGAAGCCGACGATAATTATGGAATGTGCGTGATTTGCGTTGGGGAAGATCTGAAAAATATTTAATTCCTCTTTTTTAGCGCGCAAAATAAGGAATCATAAAGCTACagtgattccttatttaatgcattgtataTATTAGGTAGAAATACTATTAACATGAAGGGTAATAAGCAAACTAtaaacatatttggtaatatagtttcatatatggtatatatACGAAAAAGCCTCTTTATTTATCACTCAATGAGGTGATTATATCATAAAGCTATGGGTGCCAAAGTTGGCCCAAAATTATGTAACCCACCTAGCCCTCACAATATTTCACTGGTTGGGCATGATATATTTTCCTGATGGGCTGATTGAGAATAACTCAATCtgacgtaaaaatagcacggactagttagttttcggactggtcattcaaaaatatccagcatttgcaaagtcactgaaaaatagtcactattttgctgcaacacggaaagttccagcataatatactagagatcggtgcacctgtgtatgaacttccagcatattcacctggaactccaacacgcggaaagttccaatataatatactggagattggcgCACcgatgctccaatctccagtatattatgctggaccggtatattatactggaacttcagCATATTATACACTAGTTCCAATATACTTATGatcgaactccagtataatatactggaattaattccagcatattatactcaGGGGCGTACGCAGGATTTTTTGCAAGCGGTGTCGATGCTAAAGAGactaccaacaacaacaacccagtgtaatcccacttagtggggtttggggagggtagtgtgtacgcagaccttacccctaccctggggtagagaggctgcttccaaatagacccccgacatccttccctccaagaacttcctaccttgctcttggggagactcgaactcacaacctcttggttggaagtggaggttgcttaccatcagagcaactccTCTTGTCTAAAAAGACTAAGAAAGGCACAAATAATTGATTCtataggatatatatatatatatatatatatatatcgctttAGCTCACACAACCAAGCCTTAGCCTATTGGTTTAGCTAATTCTTTTCATCTATGGAGAGATCAGGAGTACGATCCCATAGGACGTCCATTTTTAGAAACAAAAAGAGCTCTAAAATTCATTAAAAATTTAGAGCATATTGGGATCGAACCCTTGATCTCAAACATGATAGTCAGTCGCTTAACCGTTAGGCTACGGGTCAAGATTAACCTTTAGGCTACGGATAAAGAATTTTTAAGCGGTGTCATTCCTGTTTATATGCAGTAATTTGCGTATTAAAATTTTCTGACGAAGCGGTGTCGGATGACACCACTTAATATAAAGTGCATCCGCCCCTGATTATACTgagtatttttttggattttgaatagtgtttttattcagatttatctttacatgaaaagtgactaaatttctattacttttgaaactgtggctatttttgaatgaccacttgtaaatatggcaattttttaaatttctccccaaTCTGACTGGTGAAAAAGGGAGCCCTAATTGAACCGTGACGCTTTGCATCTCTCAGCGCTTGATCCCGATTAATTCTTCTTTGGTTGTTGGGTTTTTGACTCTTCAAATAATCTGAGTGCTCATTGAGTCAGCTCTAATACATTAACCTTGCTGGCACTTGatgaaattttaatttcataATCAAGTGATCTGATATGAATAATCTGGGTAATTCAGGATGATGAATTATCATATCAAGCTAACAAGTAAACAAACTATGACCACAATGATATGAATATATACATTAGTTATCATACCGAAAAAGAAAAAaccttttgaaattttctttacttgttaCATATTCTACATGATGAAAAGTATTACTACTATATGGCATGGAGTGCATATTTTATAAGTGTAtagttctttttttcttttcttactaATTActatctttcttttgttttttatatatttatacgACAATCGTGATATTTCACAATTGCTAAACAGTTACACTCCAATTTAACAGTGAATTAATCGTATAGCCTGACCCTAAATGATACATAGAATAAACGAACAAGATAAATTAGGATAATTTATTTGTCCTGAATTCATTATACTGGATAATGGAACAATTGTTAAGAACCAGACCACTCAGGTTCTTAACAAACTAGTAAAACAAATAATTTGAGAGGTTTTAGTGAAAGAATTGAATTTATGTTGTTGATTTAAATAATACGGTTTTGTGTCCATTGATGTCTCTAGAAAGAAAGGATAGAAGTTGGGACAAGTCGACAATTGACAGCCCAAAAAGGCTAGTTCAATTTCAAATGCATGAGTCAATTCTTTATTATCTGACCTCATGATCTTAGCAACATTAACGACTTCATGATTCTTGATTTTCACAGTTTCTTAATAGTAATTAAACTGGCCAATATTGAAAGTTTAGTTTCATAACATTTGATCATGATTAGATATTTTTCTTATATGTAAAATTAAAGGTGACTTCCTTCTACTTGAATTTGCTTTCTTTTCCTATTTGTGAGAACCACTGGATTGTTTTGCTTTTGTATACAActgaatatttttttattatagtataaaatattaatatgATATGCAGTTAAATTGGGTTGAACTATTGTAAATGGGCACAGCACATGAGCTGATCAATAAAAAAGGATAGTTTCAAAACCAAAGCATCTTAAGTTTCAATAGTTTAATGCAACAAGAACAATAGAGCCAGAGGGGTAAGAGGGCCAAGATTTGTCCTAGTTCATGAACACAAATATTCTGTCCAGTGAAGGGGAAACAATCTTGTTTTCGAACTTGTATAGATTATAATTTTCCCAAAATCCTTTACTTCGTTTGTATATAATTTGATCATTggtgaaaaatatgatttttgtgGCACGTGGCTGCATGTTTATGTTAAGAAAGAGTTGCTTCTGAGCCACTCGTTAATGTCATTCTGGGTATTGAAACTTTGGAATTAAAATTTTTGAGTCGTCATATGTTGAAATTGCAGGGAGGAGGAATGTACTCTGATAGTACGTACTCAGAAAGGTTAGGTTGAGGAGGGAATTATGCAACGTAGTAGtacaacaagaaaagaaaaggagaagagaatATCCTTGATTAAGTGATAAAAATGTACGTTACAAACACATATCATGCATCTATTGATTTGATGTAAACACTTTATATGTCGTACTAGTTTTTACCATGAGACAACTTTAAGGTTGAAGTCTTTCCTCTTTGAACATATATTATATAAACTTAAGCAATTATTCTAATCTTGTACATATAATGTAATTTTTTGGGAAGGAAATTCAGACAGAACCCTGTTGCGTCTCCTAGCTCGGCCCTGTATACAACTTGAATGACCTAAAACGGGGTAGAACTTCAAGTAGCACGAAACAGAATACTGAACCGATGGGCTCTACAAGGAACGGAAATAAGGATATGGACTTAGTTTTGACACGTTTAGCGCGATGCTTTTCCCAAATTTGGTCCATTACGAGTGTGACTTATTCCAACCACAAATGTTGCAGAAAGATGTATAAATGCAAGTCTATCCAAGTCACTGACTGTTTAACAGTCTAAACAAAATTGATATTTCCTTGTATTTATTTTATGTTACATTTTGTGCTAGCTTTTTCtaattaattataatatttttttctgtAATGGTAACCAAAGAGTAGAGAATGTTCAATGCAAGTTTTGATCTATGGATATTGAACGCAAGAGACAGTTTCTCCACACATAGATTTCCGTAGGCCAAAGGGATAAAATTTCAGAAGCATCAGAAATTCTCCTATCCATTGCTGTACATAGATCTAAAACAGCATATATATGTTTGGTACCTATCTACAATTCTAAAATTGTAGAACTGGTAATATTAATTTTTTGCTAGAACTTAAGttgaaagcctttcttttagtGTTCTTTTCTCATTAAAGAAAGAATAAAGCCATTCCTGCACCGTACGTGCCCTGCCCATGACCATTTTTTTTGGGTTCCCGTCCGATATTgggtgaaattaaaaaatagtacAAATTTtcaagtggtaattgaaaaataactaACAGTATCAAAACTAATCaaaattttgtcactttttatgtaaagataaatctgaatgaaaacactgttcaaaatccggaaaacattccagcataatatgctagagttcgaattttttacatgtgaacttccgacataatatattggagttccatcataatatattggagttccaacataatatgctggtaGTTCATGcacatgtgctccaatctccagtatattatgctagaactttccttgtggtggagttccaacataatatgctggaagttcatacacggatgcaccaatctccagtatattatgctggaattttccgtgttgcagcaaaatagtgactatttctcaatgactttgcaaacgtcggctattttttaattaccagtccgaaaactagctagcccgtgctattttcactCCGATATTTGGTATTTGGTACAAGCATTTGGCCCGATTAAATTTGGATCCACTTTGGGAAGTCCCATATTTGGGGTACAACAATCCCTCACAAAGACGACTCCATATTCAGACTTGAACCCCAAACTTATGGTTAAAGATAAATGAGTACTTACCACTCAACTAGCACAGCCCTTATTGGTGCACGTTACCATCCTAACACTCAGCTGCAGTGACATTCATTGATTCTTATAGTTGTatcagaagaaaatgaaaaaaggaacaAGGAAGAGATGTCTCAAGTGCTGCAGTACAAGATTTGGATACTAAATTAGTGGATTTAACCAAAAGTAAAAGGATAAAAAAGGGAATAACTTAACCTAGTACTCCTTGAGAAGTAAGAATTACTAAAATCTTATTGAGTAAGAGAAGATGCATTGCCAGTGGATACAGAGGAAGTGTTATTCTTATGATTATGCATCCATACTTTAAACACCTTTCTACTTACCCCTACCTCTCTGCAAAATCTTTCAGTTTCATTTTCTTGATCTTTCCTTTGCAGCGTCCATCCTAATTTCTCCGCAAATGCCAGCATTTTCTCTTTCTGATCCGTCGTAAACTTCGTCCTAAATCGTTTCTTCCCGCTCCTCGGTGACTCCTCAGCTGTCAGGGCGGCGCTCATCCTCCCTCCACCGTAGTCAGTCAACTCTGCTGCCACGATTTCTCGGTCGCGGCTGCTATTGTTGCTGTAACTAGCACCGTACATAACTTTACGGTGGAAGTTACGATGACAACCACAGGCAGCGCAGTGTAAGCTTGCGCTGCGTGGGGaagtattgttgttgttattgtcgtCAAGAGTGAATTCTCCGCAGCCATCAGTGGCATAACTTCCAAGGCTGGCTGCATGGTTCCTTAAACACTCTCTGTAAATATTGTCATTTGCTTTGTCTCCTTGCATTATTCTCTCTCTCCTTATTCTCCCTCTCTTGCCTCTCTACTGTTGTTGCCACTTAATGATGATAAGCTTTATATGCACATTGCATTCCCTGGTTTTTAATGACAGCATTTTACACAAATAGCCAACCGGATTTATCTATTTTTCctattcaatatatatatatatatatatatatatatatatattacggtTATTTTTATTACAAGTGATTGGGTGAGCAACTCATGTTTAGGTTAATTTTTCTATAACACTGTACATTTTTTCTTTTGCATAGTCCCTCGTACACGatctatgtttttttttgttttataagAATTAAAAAAGTAACTCCATCTTTCTTTTTTCACCCCACGCCAAGTATAAACAATAGCAATTCATGACTTACATATACACTCTTATTCTTGACATACCATATATAGGAAAATTAAGCTGTCTTTGACTGGACTAAAACCGCTCTTGTCAACTTCATTTATTTTACAGTTTTTACTCCTAAAGCGAAAACAGGAACAAGTTTTTACTTCCTCAACATTTTAATATGAGGACAATATTAGTCTTCCTCTACTTTATGTGGTAATAATTGATTTGGCCTCAATTCTAAATGAAAGAACGTTTCTTTATCTTAGTTAAAGTAGGATGTGACGATGGGTATGTGTCTGATATGACTGTAAAAATAATTTTTCGTAAAAGAATATTTCTTGAAAATTATTTGCCACTATTTGACCACCTCAAATTGAGAATATTTTCTTAATAAATAGTATAAATTAGATGAAGGTTATAATTTATGTCATATATGAGCGTAAATCATTTTCTTCCAACCATCTCAACTCTTACTGCATATTACTTACTCCAATAAACATGTAAACATTGTCGTTAGTTTTTAAATGCTCAATACTATCATTTAAACACAATCATCTACTCTTTCTCTTATCTTCTGGGTTTATCATATGTCAAATTCTTCCATAACCAAACATTTTCTTCTGGGTATATTTTCTTATGCTTAGTTCTCTTTTATTATCTCGTGTTTCTATTTCTCATTCTTATtcctatttttgtttttttcgcTTTGGTAGATCTATTATCGTGTTGTTGTTTACTGCTTATTGCTATTGgtgttgctttttttttttttccatctttccttgggctGAGGTTTTatcgaaaacaacctctctaccctcaCAAGTTAAGGTCTATCTATACTCTACTCTCCCGAGACCTCACTTATAGAATTACACTGAGTTTATTGTTGTTCTCCCGCAGACGTTTTTACTTATCTATAAAATCTATAAAAACCATTTGTCCAAAGAGAAACGAAATAAATTCATGAACTTAAAAATGATTCAAAATATAGCAAAGATTATCTTGAATTAACAAATATATTAAGTAGTCAAGGCATAGGTATTCTGACATTAGAGTAAGGCCTCATGTTTAAGAGACAGGAAGTAGTTAGGTGATCTGTAAAACATTTATGTGAATATTCATGTAGTTCTTGTCCAAGACAAGTCGACCATTGACAGCACAAGAAAGTATTCTTAGTTCTTCAGGAACCAACGTGATTATGTGAAACAAAATCTTCAGAATATCAATTCAATAATATCAGAAAAGGATAATTCAATTTCAATGCATGAGTCAGTTCTTCATTGTCGGACCTAATCTTAGAAATGTTAACGACTTCATTATTCTTTCTTTAAAGAAGCTATGCCACATCCTATTAAATTTCATGGACCATTAAAATAGTTTAATTAGTCACAGTTTCTTCATACTAATTAAACTGACTAATATAGAATTTCTACTTTAATATCAATATATCATGATTAGCATTTCTTCATCTCTTGTATCATTTTATTTGTGGCTTTCTCATTTCAACCATTGGATGATTTTAATTTGGCAATGATCTCAACTGAATAATTTTGGATTATAAAAATCGTAATATGACATGCAGTTAAAATGGGTTGAACTTATTATGAATGGGCCCTTGTAATTAGGCACATCACATGAGCTGGTCAAAACAAAGGGATAGTTGCAAAATCAATGCATCTTGAGTGATTGTAATTAATTTAATGCTACAAGAACAATAGAGCCAGAGGGGTAAGAGGGTCAAGATTTGTCCTAGTTCATGAACACAAATATTCTGTCCAATGGACATGTCTAAGGCTGACTTCACTCATATGGGGAAAAACAATCTTGTTAATTTTTTCAATCTTTTTATACTAAAATGTAAATTTTCCTAAGGTTAAAGTATGGAATTAATAATCCTATTCTCATGACCTTGTGGGGTATAAGTATTAATTGTACAACATTAACTTTGAGTAGTTGTGGAAGGGACCCGTGAACAGTATGGGATAATCTCAATAATGCACTCTTCGGGAATATGCAGAGAAATAATGATGGAGAGGACCAGCCAGTCCTTTTTGTACTTTTGGCCACTTTTATGAGAAATCAGAATTCAGAATGGAGAACGTATTTGGGGTGTGGCATTAAGCATTTATATATACTAACATATAGTATATACAAAGAAGTGCATTTTGCTGGTCAAAAATACAATTAGTCGTAGTTGATATGACAAAAAGGACTTCCTAATATAATGATCGACTTATAGGGGGGTTATGGGCACTTGACTATTGGAAAAATGTTGACAATCCAACATATAATAATGCGTTGAGTGGAGTAATTAAGACAATTTAGAACCATTACATATCAAACGAGTGGAAGAAGGAAAATACAACAGATGGGTGGGCTCAATTTCTAAATACGAAAACACAAGCGTTACGACGAGTCTACCACCCAATCAACTCTGATTGAACACATTAAATAGAGTTAGAGACTGACTTGCAATCAAAGCGTAGAGCGATGGAATGTATAACTGTATGTCACTTCGATGTTAGTAAAGACAAAAGTTCAAGcaaaccttttctttttttcccgaTAAAGAAGAATTAATCTAAATAGTCTACCACTCAACTGCTTAAACTAAAAGTAATCATAATAtaagaataattcatatataatatatgtataattgtatataatcaatatataatttatgtataccgGCTAAAAAAAGTATATAATAAATCTATCCGGTTAATTGTGTAAAGATCCATTTGGATAATTTCAGTGAAGAATAGGATTTCGACTAGTTGAATAAACTGGGCTTGTATCGGTCTTGGCCCATAATACTGGGCTTGGTCCACATCCAAGTTTTGACCCATGAATCGGCTAGCCTATAGGCCGGTCCGTGCATGAACGGGCCAAACGTAGATTTTTTTGGATCCTTGCGCAAAAATCGGCCGAATTCAATTGGTATACATAGATTAAATATATTATATGTAGATTATATATATTAAGCATCActcaattatttttaatttaaatagtTGACTGAACGATTATATGGATTATTTCTTTAAAAAGTTCCTTTGATTAATCATGGCTCCAATATGGAAAAGTTGAACTTAGATTTCTTCTCAATTCTCGCTACTCACTGGCCACTGCTATTTGCGCGTTGCTCTTCTCCTTTGATATGATTTTTCGAATTTATGTTCGCAATCTAAAGCTTCCTCGTtcttgtttgaccaaaaagtgtaaACCTTTGATTGAactaattaattttatttaacaCGGGATTAAACCAAGTTAATAATAATATGCCTAAATTTATAACTAGTTAGCACAAATATTGCAAGATAAAGTTGGTAGGGGATTAAATGCAGTGTGCATTTAATTTTCCGAAAAATTACAGTAATGATAAAAGAGTATCAAGTAATAAATATCAATAAATGACATTGACGTAAATAAGGAGAATGATTCACCAaatattgaatgaggtggatgattcGTCTTTCTAACAGTAATGAGTGACGGACAAATCCTCCTAGAATAGTAGAactattctcggatctgatggaAGAGTATGTAATAATAGATGGAAGAATCTTATAAGAAAAGTAATATTTGTATCTTTTCTAGAGAGAGAGTCTTTTTCTCAAAAAGTGTTCTTATCAAATGAATATTACATGCATTTCCGTTATCTCTTTTTCTGTTTATATGGGACATACCCCTAGTCAACCTTAATAATACAAATGCAGAGAATAATCAAGGGAATATTCAAGAGAATATTCTCTTTAATATCATGTTACAAAAACTAGTCGTTAGTGTTCTATCCTTGATGCTCACCCTCGACCATCATTAACTGCTGGCTACGAGTCTTACAGTCTACTAGTCAACCTCGGCCGCGTCATCTTCTTTAATTCCCCATCATGCCAAATTCTCTTGGGGtaaattttgacccatacagttagtccctccgcttattgaGGCCGACTCTGGACGACCTCGATGAGCGGACTCTATTAGTTATGGTTGAGAGACTTAGGCGAGCAAGTAGAGTAGTGGCAACATGACCCTTTGTGAGCTGTAACCTATGGTCACATCGATTCATAGTGACGTCATGACATCATGCGTCATTATTACGCGTTTCCCGATGCTTGCATCATTTTTTGTGCCTCTGCCGTTTCGATACATGCGCTGGGCATTAACGATTTTCTTTCTCGATATTGATGCCTGAGTTCTTATAAATAGGGCTATGAAATCCTTTGCCTTATTCTTTGTATTCTCAAATATTGAATCCCTGTatttctttcttccttcttcATTCAAAGTTCCTGCTCCCATTACCTTTACTCAAACATCCTTATTTTTACCGATTCTGGTGATTTCTGCTACTGACGACTCCTCTGTGATTATATCTTCTTCatatataaacaaacaaaaatgGTTCATGCATCTTCTAATTCTGGGAGGGCAATTGAACTTGTTTCTTTGGTAGTGCGCATGCCTCCCCATGATAATAGCATTTTAGTTGCCATTGAAGATGAGAACCTTCCTACAGTAGAGGAGATAATCTCTCGTGGTGACAAAGACATATCTGATTTTTCAAAGGTGCTTGAAGACGACCCAGAGGTTTCAGAGTCATTGATGAAAGAGGTGGGCCTTGCCTAATTTAGGGATAGATTCAAAATTCCTGCTCGTATAGACCTAGTTCCAGCAAGGCACGACATGGTGCAGATACACCGTCTCCTTTACTATTCTAAAGgaaattaaaacaaaaattgaTCAAATTTCTATGCCTTTAAAAGTTGGGAGCAATGATACTCCGATATGAAATCTTAATACTAATGGTTGTCTTACCAGTAAATAATgctaaaaaattatagaaaataccACTACCTATCAATATGACTTAATGTGGATTTGAAAACTAAAATGCCCTTGTCACACCCATTTTTATTTAACAAACCTCTAACCCCCTTaaattaataaaaggattttgtaaagctcaaaagggttttccattagaaagtgacaaaatattgtgtttaaaaggaaataactcagagttgCCACCTGACATTGATTTAGGTGTGTCAGGTCAAcgtttttctaaaaataataattttcctTTCAAAACACTTTGAACTCTAAAACTAAGTCTACACCAGAGATTTGTGAAAGGGGGTTCATTCGACTCGGGGAGagggtgttaggcactcctcaagtcccgtaactagtatggttgcatacttgatctagtcggcttttaaaatattcaattgaGGAAAAAAACACAGGAAAAGGAAAATAGACACataagaggctcgaggtcgtccccacctaaataaagaaaaataaaaataaaaataaaataaaaatactacaagTTTCTACTTTTAGCCTCCAATAACATGTAcgacggggcattccccggaataatatatatatatacaaatccatcggggcattccccggataaatttaactaagggaacgacctcttaCCTCGAAACTAATGAAAATCCTAAGACTTGCCTACCCAAGTGTGGTCCGCTTAAGCATGCTCCTAGCGAATAATAATAATGCGAGAATaagtaaataagagaaaaattACAAAGAAATTCAACTCGGGGTCATGTTCTTttaacttatcattttcatgtattTAGACCAAGCCCAATCCTAAAGCATGCATATAGTTTAATCACTAATGGCTTTGGCCTTTCTCCGCCCCACAACCCAATATCATACGAAATGCCAAACCAGCAAGGGAGAACAAACTCCAAATCACATAGGAAAAGAGCATACGGACTAACAGTGAAATAAAGCACGGTGAATCAAAATATGCTGAGGGCCATCAAAATCTAGCTAAACCGCCTCACCCACTCGCTCTTCTCACTCAATACAATAAAATTCTTTATGTTATAATACAGGAAGATCAATCCCAaccaaagtaaaaaaaaacatatgTACCCTGCACACTAAATTTTCCTTTACCTATAGCCATGTTATATATGTCCTTATCAGTTACGTGACCTTCACAACTCCATGCTTTCTAGTTAATTAACTTTCAGCAAACTTCAAAGAGCTCATCTTCATATTTAATCAAT
This sequence is a window from Nicotiana sylvestris chromosome 3, ASM39365v2, whole genome shotgun sequence. Protein-coding genes within it:
- the LOC104226401 gene encoding zinc-finger homeodomain protein 11-like; the encoded protein is MQGDKANDNIYRECLRNHAASLGSYATDGCGEFTLDDNNNNNTSPRSASLHCAACGCHRNFHRKVMYGASYSNNSSRDREIVAAELTDYGGGRMSAALTAEESPRSGKKRFRTKFTTDQKEKMLAFAEKLGWTLQRKDQENETERFCREVGVSRKVFKVWMHNHKNNTSSVSTGNASSLTQ